In a genomic window of Nodosilinea sp. E11:
- a CDS encoding anti-sigma regulatory factor, translating into MVIQSSADVVLVRQAVRQFAIELGFGLVDQTKIVTAASELARNTLDYGGGGTVRLETLQEGIRRGLRLTFDDQGPGIPDIEMALRDGFTTGGGLGMGLGGAKRLSNDFEIESVVGEGTRVIVVRWK; encoded by the coding sequence ATGGTCATTCAATCTTCTGCGGACGTGGTTTTGGTGCGCCAAGCCGTGCGCCAGTTTGCCATTGAGCTTGGCTTTGGGTTAGTCGATCAAACCAAAATTGTCACCGCTGCCAGCGAGCTGGCTCGCAATACCCTAGATTATGGCGGCGGCGGAACCGTCAGGTTAGAAACGCTGCAAGAAGGCATTCGGCGCGGTCTCAGGCTCACCTTTGACGATCAGGGGCCGGGCATTCCCGATATTGAAATGGCGCTCAGGGATGGCTTCACCACCGGTGGCGGCTTGGGAATGGGGCTGGGGGGCGCAAAACGTTTGTCCAACGACTTTGAAATTGAGTCTGTGGTGGGAGAGGGAACGCGGGTAATCGTCGTACGCTGGAAATAA